CCCCGTGTGGACAAGGCGGCCCTGTCCGAACTGGCCCAGCGCATTTCGGCCTTGTTCGATGATCTGCCGGAGATGCGGGAGTTGTCCTTCGACCCCGTGCTGGCCTCGCCCACTTCGGCGGAGATCCTCTACGCACGCGGCCGTATCGGACCGGAGCCGAGTCGTTTCGACACCGGTCCGCGCCGGCTGGGGTGAGCATCTCCGGGCCCACGGTCTGCCACGGGTGTGGCGTGGCTGAGCCGTCGGCTCGCACACGTCACCTGGGCTATGTCCGCTAACGGACGATCGCGCCCAGCGCGATCTGGGGATGCCACATTCGTCCTGGAAGGAAGGCCGTCGCGCCATGAAGATCCGTAGCCTCGCCCTGTTGTCACTGCTCGCGGCGGCGCTCACCGCCTGTTCGGTGAGCATCGGCACGCCGAAGGTGCAGGAGGCCGACCTGGAGAAGTCGGTCAAGGACTCGCTCACCGAGAAGGTAGGGCAGGAGCCCGACACGATCGACTGCCCTGGCGATCTCACCGGTAAGGAGGGAACGACCATGCGCTGCACGCTGACCGCGGGTGGCGACACGCTCGGGGTGCTGCTCACGGTGACCTCGGTCGACGGCGAAACCGTCAAGTACGACATCGCGGTGGACCAAAGCTGAGCCTGCATGTCAGGGGAATACAACACCGCCGACCGGCTCGCGCGACACCCGGAGGGGACGGGTACGCGCGCTGACCGGTCGGCGCGGGAAGGTGACCCCGGCGGAAGGGTCACCGAGCCGAACGCCGGCGCTGTCTCGAAGCGTCCGGCGCCGGGAGGTGATCAGCTGGCGTAGGCGCGGAGCCGGTCGGCCCGCTCGCCCTTGCGCAGCTTCGCCATGACTTCACGCTCTATCTGACGCACCCGCTCGCGGGACAGACCGAAGAGCTTGCCGATCTGGTCCAGCGTGCGCGGCTGGCCGTCGTCCAGGCCGAACCGCAGCCTGATGACCTGCTGCTCGCGCTCGTCCAAGGTGGCGAGCACGCTGCGCACATCGTGGTGCAGCAGACCGGCGATGACCGCGGACTCGGCCGAGGTGGCCTCGGAATCCTCGATGAAATCGCCCAGCGGTGCCTCTTCGTCGTTGCCGACGGGCATGTCCAGGCTCACCGGGTCGCGGCTGTGGTCGAGCAGATCGGAGATCTTGTCGACCGGGATGCCCGATTCGGTGGCCAATTCCTCGTCGGTGGCCTCGCGTCCCAGCTGCTGGTGCAGTTCACGCTTGATCCTGGCCAGTTTGTTCACCTGCTCGACGAGGTGGACGGGGAGCCGGATGGTGCGGCTCTGGTCGGCCATGCCGCGGGTGATGGCCTGCCGGATCCACCAGGTGGCGTAGGTGGAGAACTTGAAGCCCTTGGCGTAGTCGAACTTCTCCATGGCGCGGATCAACCCGAGGTTGCCCTCTTGGATCAGGTCCAGCAGCGGCATGCCGCGGCCGGTGTAACGCTTGGCGAGCGAGACAACGAGACGCAGGTTGGCTTCCAGCAAGTGGGACCGGGCGGCCTGACCGTCGCGCACGATGATCGCGAGATCACGCTTGCGGGTCGCCGACAGTCGCTTGCCGGTCTCCAGCAAGTACTGCGCGTAGAGGCCCGCCTCGATGCGCTTGGCCAGCTCGACCTCGTCCGCAGCGGTGAGCAGCGCGGTGCGGCCGATCCCGTTCAGGTACACACGTACCAGGTCGGCGGCAGGGCTCTGAGCGTCGAGGTCCGAATCGCTGGTGCGCACACGAGTGGTGGCGGGGCTTGTCATGACTTGCCTCCTGTCGGTGGTGTCTCACTCCGATAAACGG
Above is a genomic segment from Nocardia sputorum containing:
- a CDS encoding sigma-70 family RNA polymerase sigma factor, which codes for MTSPATTRVRTSDSDLDAQSPAADLVRVYLNGIGRTALLTAADEVELAKRIEAGLYAQYLLETGKRLSATRKRDLAIIVRDGQAARSHLLEANLRLVVSLAKRYTGRGMPLLDLIQEGNLGLIRAMEKFDYAKGFKFSTYATWWIRQAITRGMADQSRTIRLPVHLVEQVNKLARIKRELHQQLGREATDEELATESGIPVDKISDLLDHSRDPVSLDMPVGNDEEAPLGDFIEDSEATSAESAVIAGLLHHDVRSVLATLDEREQQVIRLRFGLDDGQPRTLDQIGKLFGLSRERVRQIEREVMAKLRKGERADRLRAYAS
- a CDS encoding DUF4333 domain-containing protein: MKIRSLALLSLLAAALTACSVSIGTPKVQEADLEKSVKDSLTEKVGQEPDTIDCPGDLTGKEGTTMRCTLTAGGDTLGVLLTVTSVDGETVKYDIAVDQS